The Huiozyma naganishii CBS 8797 chromosome 1, complete genome genome window below encodes:
- the KNAG0A07410 gene encoding uncharacterized protein (similar to Saccharomyces cerevisiae YPR089W; ancestral locus Anc_3.398), with protein sequence MDDNLWGDFAAPTEATDRNGVSTAQDGAREMGSGAANDKVSAIKDTVTRLDHADPKMGSWSELVQLIADETRGEELTTFKDLLQDVSDVNDKLQTGVALIHYIIVFNRAPYIELLALNTRSASPLNFNLVDDVVGYSALMWGVALSRKDCLIELFNFADSINFDSRNKEGINVWDLLLPGTPVYDLLDQNNIFRYRNQKSSFVHDNSTNAETVNEGDDLDDANLQKNIDLQIAGLSLNASYNDHDDDFYNKSNLKVDPLGDNTEQISFNDLGDKFDFNKLQKYQYLEFSDYDIPQILDYLITLPKRYPHMTTYPAALLYQCVRYADNKKKNAKAEVQSLLFLAFTKIASSISTANVTTSTETTNNEGGDNDDDENDNQRRGASSTKDTKPKKSVDIVTQSYWIGALTFIYYYLTKDETFFKRHPNILQELVNTLHSIMVELVTSIHSRLTPLIQKALLNYTTIEDVKETLYKKDWNFFKKRKHAKLVAKQKERRLQKHHELEKSKSDDDADEPDTQSTNTAPKAEEEEQRRNSIDAEILRHLYPPSLEEQMKPSPLKIVQIFGALLYVLNLHQIHPLFQQQCLSIAIKWFSNTVFNQILKDKKKKTLSRARAIQIRLNLSTLESWIKNNDLVVEKPKLIDDFMWERFPFTLVQDLADIDLNNPTLHSVTTYKPVGEVIVITDTSNSLFFYQSFHKIADIHLTPLFQLLQWLQVATTLNSEEALDNTLTLLPNLSPAQILKAIDKYNYEVGEHKFGSKLRQKLSGMAKITSKITYLEERQVPLVALPTVPELTDLFANERDYQPFLPDDIQDFVYELHDANHKMRMNDIMDDHDMVEETELQKELSYGNANDVASGNPSITADNIFNSIDEPTSTVAQPVWGSVAATNNDEFETNPW encoded by the coding sequence ATGGACGACAATCTGTGGGGCGATTTTGCGGCGCCCACGGAGGCCACAGACAGGAACGGTGTGTCTACGGCTCAAGATGGTGCTAGGGAGATGGGTTCTGGTGCTGCGAACGACAAGGTGTCTGCAATCAAGGACACCGTGACTAGGTTGGACCATGCGGACCCTAAGATGGGATCATGGAGTGAACTGGTACAACTAATAGCGGATGAGACGCGGGGCGAGGAATTGACCACCTTCAAAGACCTATTACAAGATGTTTCCGACGTTAACGACAAGTTGCAGACCGGTGTCGCACTGATTCACTACATTATTGTGTTCAATAGGGCACCGTATATTGAGCTGTTGGCACTGAATACGAGAAGTGCATCTCCGCTAAACTTCAACCTGGTTGACGACGTGGTGGGTTACTCTGCTCTGATGTGGGGGGTTGCGCTTTCGAGGAAAGATTGTCTGATCGaactcttcaattttgcTGATTCGATCAACTTTGACTCGAGAAACAAAGAAGGGATTAACGTCTGGGACCTTCTTTTACCAGGAACCCCAGTGTACGATCTCCTAGACCAAAATAATATCTTCAGATACCGAAATCAAAAGAGTTCGTTTGTCCATGATAACTCCACCAACGCGGAAACGGTAAACGAAGGCGATGACCTTGATGACGCCAATTTGCAAAAAAACATAGACCTGCAAATCGCAGGGTTGTCGTTAAATGCATCGTACAATGATCACGATGATGACTTCTACAACAAAAGCAATTTGAAGGTCGATCCTTTAGGAGACAACACGGAACAGATTAGCTTCAACGATCTGGGTGACAAGTTTGACTTTAATAAACTGCAAAAATATCAGTATCTAGAGTTTTCTGATTACGATATTCCTCAAATACTGGACTACCTGATCACTTTGCCCAAACGTTATCCTCACATGACGACGTACCCTGCTGCACTTCTGTACCAGTGCGTGCGATACGCCgataacaaaaaaaagaatgcCAAAGCTGAGGTCCAATCGCTGTTGTTCCTAGCCTTCACCAAAATCGCTAGTTCTATCTCCACCGCCAACGTCACCACGtcaacagagacaacaaaTAATGAAGGTGGtgacaacgacgacgacgagaacgacAATCAACGAAGGGGTGCCAGTAGCACAAAGGATACAAAGCCTAAAAAATCTGTGGACATTGTCACTCAGTCCTATTGGATCGGAGCATTGACTTTCATTTACTACTACCTGACCAAAGACGaaacttttttcaagaGACACCCAAATATATTGCAAGAGCTTGTCAATACGTTGCATTCCATTATGGTCGAGCTGGTGACGTCAATCCACTCGAGACTAACGCCCTTGATCCAAAAGGCGCTCCTGAACTATACTACCATCGAGGACGTCAAAGAGACGCTGTACAAAAAAGACTGGAACTTTTTtaagaaaaggaaacatGCAAAGCTGGTCGCCAAACAGAAGGAAAGGAGATTACAGAAACATCACGAATTGGAGAAAAGCAAAAGTGACGATGATGCCGACGAACCTGATACACAGAGCACTAACACCGCACCGAAAgccgaagaagaagagcagaGAAGAAATTCCATAGATGCAGAGATATTAAGACACCTCTACCCACCTTCTCTAGAGGAACAAATGAAGCCATCCCCTTTGAAAATAGttcaaatttttggtgCTTTATTGTACGTGCTAAATCTACACCAAATTCATCCCTTGTTTCAACAACAGTGTTTGTCCATTGCCATTAAGTGGTTCTCAAATACTGTTTTCAATcaaatcttgaaggacaaaaagaagaagacacTGTCGAGAGCTCGTGCAATTCAAATAAGATTGAATTTATCAACGCTAGAATCTTGGATTAAAAATAATGACCTTGTCGTCGAGAAACCCAAACTGATCGACGATTTCATGTGGGAAAGGTTTCCATTCACATTAGTTCAGGACTTGGCTGACATCGACTTGAACAATCCAACCCTGCATAGTGTCACGACTTATAAACCAGTTGGAGAGGTCATTGTAATCACTGATACGAGTAactctttgtttttttacCAAAGCTTCCACAAAATCGCAGACATTCATTTAACCCCATTGTTTCAGCTACTTCAATGGTTGCAGGTGGCAACAACATTGAATTCTGAGGAGGCTCTGGATAATACACTAACACTATTACCAAACCTATCTCCAGCACAGATACTTAAGGCAATTGATAAATACAATTATGAGGTAGGTGAGCACAAATTCGGCTCAAAACTGAGACAAAAGTTGAGTGGGATGGCAAAAATTACTTCCAAAATCAcatatcttgaagagaGACAAGTTCCGCTTGTTGCCTTGCCCACTGTACCTGAACTGACCGATTTGTTTGCAAATGAAAGAGATTACCAACCATTCCTGCCAGATGACATTCAGGATTTCGTTTACGAACTGCATGATGCAAACCACAAAATGAGGATGAACGATATAATGGACGATCATGATATGGTCGAAGAGACTGAGCTCCAAAAGGAGCTTTCCTATGGGAACGCGAATGACGTCGCAAGTGGAAACCCGTCCATCACTGCTGATAATATTTTCAACAGTATCGATGAGCCAACGAGTACTGTTGCCCAACCTGTATGGGGATCCGTTGCTGCAACTAACAATGACGAATTCGAAACAAACCCATGGTAA
- the KNAG0A07400 gene encoding uncharacterized protein (similar to Saccharomyces cerevisiae SHE3 (YBR130C); ancestral locus Anc_3.393), which produces MTQDTDSGEEVMASGPDKSVANIYESGIENVLKENDAVGDDNEHLPTETHPSGSSSTRIIETLHEKVDTLTSTNLQLTLQSHTLLEKLDHAQKREIKLNENISHYNHERDNLNSMLQRKKRKINELQGEIDELVQTFDSLQTSNSTLEKEIEENSALVDDYKEKTASLTRNYDTVLQAQDSYTSHFETEIQSLVEQIKAIKARQTLKLKCDYGPNHVIEDQLLKFKKLSINSTTPVSESRHSLIETILKQKAQQTLKQLDLPSWLTLFRVSENIAKEYAEKNGLDLEALDVKQVMSKENMDEIKTVESGLSQEEDTITIKKRQRQLPNSRTPSGGSPSTFGGQSPKVGGNSSIRSTFYGSSTIGKKPNSINTPSTPSVALPGVKRPGQGLNRAKPQGNGGTTTKPAIPIDQRRKRNSVTHN; this is translated from the coding sequence ATGACGCAAGACACAGATAGTGGGGAGGAAGTGATGGCCAGTGGACCGGATAAGAGTGTTGCTAACATTTATGAGTCCGGGATCgaaaatgttttgaaagagaacGATGCAGTGGGAGATGATAATGAGCATCTTCCGACCGAGACGCATCCTTCTGGGTCGTCCTCTACGCGAATTATTGAGACACTTCACGAGAAAGTGGACACGCTGACTAGCACGAATTTGCAGCTCACGTTACAGTCGCACACGCTGCTGGAAAAACTGGATCATGCTCAGAAAAGGGAGATAAAGCTCAATGAAAACATCTCCCATTACAATCATGAAAGAGATAATTTAAACTCAATGCTGcaaaggaagaaaaggaagatCAACGAGCTGCAGGGGGAGATCGATGAGCTGGTTCAGACCTTTGATTCTCTGCAGACAAGCAATTCTactttggagaaggaaattgaagagaataGTGCATTGGTCGACGActacaaagaaaaaacagCCTCATTGACGAGGAATTACGATACGGTATTACAGGCCCAGGACAGTTATACGTctcattttgaaacagagaTCCAATCTCTCGTCGAACAAATCAAGGCCATAAAGGCACGCCAAACGCTAAAACTAAAGTGTGATTACGGGCCAAACCATGTAATAGAAGACCAGTTGCTCAAATTCAAGAAACTCTCCATAAATTCCACCACCCCCGTCTCTGAAAGCAGGCACAGTTTAATAGAAACCATACTAAAACAAAAAGCACAAcaaactttgaaacagcTGGACCTACCGTCTTGGTTGACTCTTTTCAGAGTGAGCGAGAACATCGCGAAAGAATATGCCGAGAAAAACGGCTTAGATCTCGAGGCGCTTGATGTAAAGCAAGTAATGAGCAAGGAGAACATGGACGAAATAAAAACGGTAGAATCAGGTTTGTCTCAGGAAGAGGACACTATTACAatcaagaagagacagagGCAATTGCCCAATTCCAGAACTCCCTCTGGTGGCAGTCCATCGACATTTGGCGGGCAATCGCCCAAAGTGGGCGGGAACAGTTCAATTAGAAGCACGTTTTACGGGTCGTCCACAATCGGGAAAAAACCGAACAGCATTAATACACCATCTACACCTTCGGTCGCACTACCAGGTGTAAAAAGACCGGGACAGGGGCTGAATCGTGCAAAACCGCAGGGCAACGGTGGTACAACAACGAAACCTGCCATACCGATTGACCAACGGAGAAAGCGAAACAGTGTGACACACAATTGA